The following are from one region of the Camelus ferus isolate YT-003-E chromosome 13, BCGSAC_Cfer_1.0, whole genome shotgun sequence genome:
- the ARMH1 gene encoding armadillo-like helical domain containing protein 1 isoform X7, with product MTGSCLDKLLRSIGVFLSAVSSNHYLIEFLEVGGVLTLLEILALENIKEEGKKESIRLLQVIANSGRKYKELICESYGVRSIAEFLAKSKSEETQEEVQVLLDSLVHGNPKYQNQVYKGLIALLPCASPKAQQLSLQTLRTAQSIVGTTHPSIVDNVLKVLSTMHLEVQYEAIELIKDLVNYDVCPALLKGLVALLIPSFKETSKLQPKILNDSSVLQLTAHLPVFLQQAAAAKAIGILAHRNTSLAEEMLHLRVVHSLLAAMGNTDHSNSQRQASLTLKYFVQLFPVVEEHVRKSMGEELYKLFFPGSPCSCPQSNAGDLYMKIDSIQADILAANKVNVTKALYLSDLSQSNVSFYFGHGNQDPVAYNTHFQKEDVEGKE from the exons TAATCACTACCTTATAGAGTTTCTTGAGGTTGGAGGTGTCCTAACACTCTTGGAAATACTTGCATTGGAGAATATCAAGGAGGAGGGCAAGAAGGAGTCCATCAGGCTACTTCAGGTTATTGCAAACTCCGGCAGGAAGTACAAGGAGCTCATCTGTGAAAGCTACG GTGTACGATCCATAGCAGAATTTTTGGCAAAGTCTAAGTCAGAAGAGACCCAAGAAGAAGTGCAGGTTCTGCTGGATTCTCTGGTCCACGGCAATCCCAAGTACCAGAATCAAGTGTACAAAGGTCTAATAGCGTTGCTGCCCTGTGCGTCCCCGAAAGCTCAGCAGCTGTCCCTGCAGACTCTCAGGACTGCCCAG TCGATCGTCGGGACCACACACCCCAGCATCGTGGACAACGTGCTCAAGGTGCTGAGCACCATGCACCTGGAAGTCCAGTATGAAG ccatCGAGCTGATCAAGGACCTGGTCAACTACGACGTGTGCCCGGCGCTGCTCAAGGGCCTCGTGGCGCTGCTGATACCGTCCTTCAAGGAGACCAGCAAACTGCAGCCCAAGATCCTCAACG ACTCGTCGGTCCTTCAGCTCACGGCCCACCTGCCCGTGTTCCTGCAGCAGGCCGCGGCAGCCAAGGCCATAGG GATCCTGGCGCACCGCAACACGAGCCTCGCGGAGGAGATGCTGCACCTGCGCGTGGTGCACAGCCTGCTGGCCGCCATGGGCAACACGGACCACAGCAACAGCCAGCGGCAGGCCAGCCTCACGCTGAAG TACTTCGTACAGCTGTTCCCGGTGGTGGAGGAGCACGTGCGCAAGTCCATGGGGGAGGAACTCTACAAGCTCTTCTTC CCGGGTTCCCCTTGCTCCTGTCCTCAGAGCAACGCCGGGGACCTGTATATGAAAATAGATAGCATTCAGGCGGACATCTTGGCGGCCAACAAAGTCAATGTCACCAAAG ccctgtACCTCAGTGACCTCTCCCAGAGCAACGTGAGCTTTTACTTTGGCCATGGTAATCAGGATCCGGTGGCCTACAACACACACTTCCAGAAGGAGGATGTGGAAGGCAAGGAGTAA